The genomic segment ATCAAGATTGTTTGACCAAAGGAATTTTTCAGTTTCTTTAACAATCACACCGTTTAGGAGTATCAAAGCAACGAGGTTGGGTAATGCCATCAGCGCGTTAAGCATATCCGCTATATTCCATACTAACGGAAACGACGCTATTGCACCAACAAAAACAGCTAATACCCAGAGTATACGATAAGGGAAAACACTTTTCTTGCCTAAAAGATACTCCGTAGCTTTTTCACCGTAGTACGACCATCCAAGGATTGTTGAGTACACAAACGTGAATAATCCGATTGTAAGGATCCAGTTGCCTAATGGTATTTGGTTGAATACAGCTTTTGTTAATTCAATACCTTTTAAAGTGCATAAATCCGGGGATTTTATTATTGTAGTGACGAGTACTAGCCCGGTCATTGCGCAAACTATTACGGTATCCCAAAAAGTTCCGGTCGACGATACTAATGCCTGGCGCACAGGGTTTTTTGTTCGTGCTGCTGCAGCAACTATTGGTGCGGAACCTAATCCTGACTCGTTTGAGAATAAGCCCCGGGCGATACCGTACCGCATTGCCTGCATCAACGTCGCGCCAAACAAGCCGGCTCCTGCGGATTGCAGAGTAAACGCGGATTTAAGGATGAGTTCTATAGCGGGTAATATGTACAGTCCGTTTAGTACTAGTATATACGCACAGCCGAGGATATAAAATCCTGCCATAAAGGGTACAAGAGCATTGCAGGTTAGTGCAATAGTTTTAATTCCACCGAGTATCACAAGGGCGGTAAGGCTGGCGCAAACAATGCCTGTGATATAAGGTGAAATACCAAAGTTTTCGTTGATCAAACTGGCAATTGAATTTGCTTGGACAGTATTTCCTATCCCAAACGCTGCTAGTGCTGTGAATATCGAGAACAGTACCGCCAGCCATTTGAGGTTAAGACCGCGTTCTAACGCGTACATTGGCCCGCCAAGCATTGTGCCGTCTGAAGTTTTGACACGGTACTTCACCGCAAGTAGTGCCTCAGAATACTTTGTTGCGATACCAAACACGCCGGTTAGCCATAACCATAACACCGCACCGGGGCCGCCTAACGCAACTGCTGTCGCTACCCCCACGATATTACCTGTTCCGATAGTTGCTGCTAACGCAGTGGTTAACGCGCCAAACTGGCTGACATCGCCGGTACTGTCGGGATCTTTTGTGATAGAAAGTTTTATCGCAAGCCAGGTGTAACGCTGAATAAATTTTGTGCGGAACGTAAGAAATATGTGTGTACCAAAAAGTAACGCCAGCATCGGCGGGCCCCAGAGGTATGAGTTTAGTACTGTTACAATTTTGTCTAGTGTTTCCATAAAAAACCTTTCTAAAAATAATTGTGTTGTAATAATAATACTAAATAATCCGGTGGGCGGCACACCCGCCGGATTATATGTTACATATTCTCATAAGAAATTATCTTTATTAAAGATTTGGTATAATTTAAATCATATTCGATGAATATGGATATTAATAATTTATGAAACTTGTAGATTTTAATAACGCTCTTGAATCCATAGTTTATGACGTTTGGAAACAGGTAATTCCTGATGAGTATCCGTCAGAAACTGAGTATACCTCACGTGTGATAAACGATCCTAACCTCGATGGTCAAGGTTTCCCGGTTGCGTTTGATGATAATGGTAAAGTAATAGGGTTTGCTATATCTATTATCCGTAAAGTGCCGAATGACGGGCTTGGGCTTGAA from the Elusimicrobiota bacterium genome contains:
- a CDS encoding sodium:alanine symporter family protein; translated protein: METLDKIVTVLNSYLWGPPMLALLFGTHIFLTFRTKFIQRYTWLAIKLSITKDPDSTGDVSQFGALTTALAATIGTGNIVGVATAVALGGPGAVLWLWLTGVFGIATKYSEALLAVKYRVKTSDGTMLGGPMYALERGLNLKWLAVLFSIFTALAAFGIGNTVQANSIASLINENFGISPYITGIVCASLTALVILGGIKTIALTCNALVPFMAGFYILGCAYILVLNGLYILPAIELILKSAFTLQSAGAGLFGATLMQAMRYGIARGLFSNESGLGSAPIVAAAARTKNPVRQALVSSTGTFWDTVIVCAMTGLVLVTTIIKSPDLCTLKGIELTKAVFNQIPLGNWILTIGLFTFVYSTILGWSYYGEKATEYLLGKKSVFPYRILWVLAVFVGAIASFPLVWNIADMLNALMALPNLVALILLNGVIVKETEKFLWSNNLDMDDNTETK